The sequence TCCCAGGCCAAGAGAAATGCTCTTGGGTACAGCAATAGCCCTGCTGAGAAGGGGCTGGTCTGAAGGAGTTTCATGGGAACCtggttttcttctttcacttttacCTATGGGTCTTTTTCCACCATAAGTTCCACTCATCCCTGTGGCCTAGTCCACCCATCCTCTTTTCCATGGTGCTGCAGAGATGCTCCAGGCAGAGGCCTGCTCTGGCTGAGACCCGGGCCAGCTGCCCCTCCTGGCTGCTCTCCATCCTGAGATATGCCTGCTCCTTTGCCCCCCTGGGAGACACTCGTACCCCCAGCTCTGATCCCAGAGCCTGGCCTGCTCCTCCTTCCACACATACGAGCCTGAGACCCTGCTCACATGGGAGGCGTTCCTCAGTCACCTCCGCCCAGTGTTACAGCGAGAACCATGTGGTCAGAGTTGCATCTTCCTGAGTTGAATCTGGAAAATGCACATGACCTACTTGTTTAATGATGTAAAAACATGTGCTTGGATCTGATCTCCGTCACTGAACCTTAAACGCAGTCTTCCCCTTCTCCTGTCTCCTGCGGCTCATGAGTGCCTTATACTTACATGATCTGATGCAGGTTATCAAACGCTCATGTTCTATGTACTACTGAGCTCTAGGCCAAAATAGGAATATTAAGAGAACCAAGCATTTGCTTGTGCTCATGTTTTGAACCATCCAGCCCCTCACCAGTGCTTTCTTCCATTTAGCTGACGTGACAATGGCAGGAAACCAGCACTCTGCAGCCCACGCCTCCCACCAGGATGCGACCCTGTTGGCGTCCCCGTCCGCTCTCAAATGCTCAGACTCATATAATGAATACatgctacttaaaaaaaagaatggcttctTTAAAAACCGCAAAGGCAGCCGGATTGCAGACAGCCTCTGAAGAGCTGCTTTCCTTGACCCCCCAAGgctataaaataaatgcaatttgaATAGGAAGTCTGTTCAAATCCACCAGCTCCTCTGGGAATAATGAAGATAAAACCCAAGCCTTGATCCCTGTGTTTGCAaaatgactcaaaaaaaaaaaaaaaaaaaaagaattgacatCATTTAAAGGGCTCTGAGGCTTAAGGGGCCACACTCTAAAGTATACCCACTCCCTGAGGACGCAGAGCAAATGCAGGAAATCATGCCCTTCCAGGTGCAAAACAAATCAGATCTTGTCCCTCTGACAGGCATCCAAACACAAATCATCAGTTCCCGACAGAAACAAATCCTGCCCTGCCAAGCCAACAGAAAAACACTGGAGACAGAAATGAGCTCAGAGAAGGGCTGAGGGACAATGACAAGGTGGGGACCCTGGACCCTTGGGCTCCTAGCCTTCCCCACAGCTTGCAGAAGAGGGCTCAGCCCCTCCCTCTATTACAGAAGAGACAAAATAAAGGGACTGCTTCCATCAAATCCCCGATCATCTCACTCTGTCTGTCTGAAGAAGCTGTCAGGCCTGGCTGGGTGCTGCCTGTCTCAGGCTCTTACTGCAGAGCTCCTTTCCAGAGGGCCAGAGGCCGTCCTGCGTCTCCTTTAATGCCTGAGGGGGACGCAGAGGCCACTTAGTCTGGGATCAGGACTGCAACACCTACTTTCTCACTGTCTCATCTGCCTGGTAAACCTTTGTCTCTCTCTGAACATTCTGCATTTCAGATTGTCTTGGAGACACCATGAAGTGAGGTTTTGGTTTCAGCCAATTTGAAAATCTCTTCTTTAAATGGGCGAGTAAAGCCAAATATTCACAGGCATTGatacagctgtttttttttttttttttggtaaattatgCTGACAATACGGttattctgaggattaaataTTTCACGTGTTgaacacaatgcctggcacatagtaagttgtattttaaatgtatattgaatAAACATAAATAGGATGTTAATGTGATTAAGACAAACAGAGAAAAGGATTTAAAGAGAGAAGAGGCCAGGAGACACAGGAGAAGACAATGCTAACAGGTTGTCTTAACAACACATGGAAAGCTCCACTGCACAGCCCCCAGACGCCTCACTCCATGAGCGAAATCCCTGCTCGGCAGGCCGAGACCATGGGTGCAGCAGTCTGCCTGACGTGACAGCCATGTCATCACATATCTAGAAGGTAAGGGTACCTCTGGTTCTGGAACACACAATGTAGGCACATTTCGCTGGGGGCTCCATGTACGTTTCTAAATACATATCAGTGCAGGGACCTGGCTACCCTCTGATAAAGAAGGAAGTGAGGCCTGACAGAAACTGACCTTCCAGTAACCCGGAAGAGACTGCTCTGATGGAGACAGGGGCTGGCTGCTCCGTGAATACACCCAAATCTCCTAGGGCAGGAGGGGCAAAGTCACTGTTCTAGGACACGCCTGTGACCACACCAGGCCTCCAACAACGGAGCTAAGGAACGATGTCCTGGGGCTCTGGCCACACAGAACAGACCCAGTCTGAGCTAGAGACAccccccaggcccaccaggcaTCAGCATGGGTTCCATGCGTGGAGCTCTTCGTCTTGACAGGGTCCCTGTGCCAAGAAGGCAACAGGCTCCGAGGGGAAAACTTGAGCAAGAGAGTCCCCTGAATGGGTGCCATCTGTCTAAATTCCAAGTATGCCTGCCTGATCTACCAGGGCACTGAAGAGCTTAATAGAGTAGAAAAAAACAATCTGTGAGCTTTATCCAAAGCACAAAACAGCCACTCAGGCGTGGGAGAGCTCCTTTCTCCCCGTGTACGCCACACGCACGCACTCTACATGGACCACAACATCCAATTCACAGgcatggaggggaaacagcaaagCAAACAGAGACTTCACTTTGGAGTTGTTTTTTAGAAAGCTGCAGTTTGTgactttctcttgctttttaaaacagaatatttcCCAAACTTGGGCATCAATGCTTGGTCTTTTTAGGTGGGGGATAGAAGACTGGGCCATCTTCACAGACCCTCAGACCCCGGCTCTCGGCGGCCCCATTTGCCAGCCAGACTTCCTGCTTGGGGGACGGCTGCTCCCCTGGCTCGGTGCAGTTTTGCAGCTGCTGGTCTTGCTTAGTGAGGCACAGTTCTATCTGACCAATTGTCTGTACTTCCTCATCCTAAAAGTAAACAATGAAAGACGCTTTAGAATTCAGATCTTGGATTATCATCAAGGTCTTATGATCATGAACTTGTAGAACTTGAAGATAACAAAAGCAGAGGCTCCACACCACAGGTTCAGGTTCCAAGAACGGACCCCTTCATTTAGCAGAAGGCTGATGTGCACTAAATTGGAATGGGTGGCCCCAGGTTGACAAGCTTGTGGGCAGTGGAGCTGGGCTCGGGGGTTGGATCTCCTGGTCACCACCAGAGGCCAGCCTGGTGCCCTGGTGAAAAGCCTCTGCTTTTAActtagagaaaattaacaaagttaCACACAGATACAACAGCACTCAACATACCTATCAAGATATTAGGAGAAGAAATGGTTTTTGTAGGCCAAAAGGGCAACAGTACCCTATTGCTAAAAGAACAGGTATATTCTTGTTAAAGATCAGCAAGAAGACAAACCCTGTCCTAGCATGCTGTCAAGGAACCATGCTTGCTCACACACAGCACGtgctcacacagacacacatgcatgcTCACATACACAGATGTGCAGGCCTGTGCACACATGCAGAACATgcccacatgtgcacacatacacacacagcacatGAACAGGTtcatatgcacatgcacacagaggcacaggcccatgcacacacacagcacatgcccacatacatgtacacacatgcacacacaggacatgcccacatacatgtacacacatgcacacacaggacatgcccacatacatgtacacacatgcacacacaggacatgcccacatacatgtacacacatgcacacacaggacatgcccacatacatgtacacacatgcacacacaggacatgcccacatacatgtacacatgcacacagaggacATGcccacatgcatgtacacacatgcacacagaggacATGcccacatgcatgtacacacatgcacacacaggacatgcccacatacatgtacacacatgcacacacaggacatgcccacatgcatgtacacacatgcacacacaacacatgcccacatacatgtacacacatgcacacacagcaatgcacacatgcatgtacatacatgcacacaccacacatgcccacatacatgtacacacatgcacacatagcaCATGcccacatgcatgtacacacatgcacacacaggacatgcccacatacatgtacacacatgcacacacaggacatgcccacatacatgtacacatgcacacagaggacATGcccacatgcatgtacacacatgcacacacaggacatgcccacatacatgtacacacatgcacacacaggacatgcccacatacatgtacacacatgcacacacaggacatgcccacatgcatgtacacacatgcacacacaggacatgcccacatgcatgtacacacatgcacacagagcaatgcacacatgcatgtacatacatgcacacatagcACATGCCCACATGCATGTACATACTCACAATGCACACacagcacatgcacacatgcatgtatacTCATGCACATacagcacatgcacacatgaatGTATACTCATGCACATacagcacatgcacacatgcatgtacacactcatgcacacacaccacatgcccaCATATACAGACACAAAAGCACAAATGCAAGTCTGCCCCTGGGAACTGCATGGTGAAGACAAGGCCATCAGGAAAGTAGAGCCTGTCTtcttgagaaaaaaaggaagacaaaacatAGCTGTCCAACCTGGCTTGGTGGAAGGCACTGGATTTTGGGTATCACTCCATATACTCTGGCGAGGGCATCTTTAAAATCTGCAACCTGATTTTAAATACAAGTGTATTAGAAATTAAACTTCAACAGAAAAGATCTGACAGTTCTGGACTATCCCGAGCACAATAGTGGCAGGGTCCTGCTCTCCCCTGGCTGGCAGGGACGGGACCCAGCACAGGTGTGAGAATGATGCCCCCACCTCCACCAGCAAAGCAGAGGATGCTGTCAACCTGGGCTTCATCCCCAGACCACAAGCTGCTCGCTGAggctctgtttttctctctgctcctgtttctctggagagcgGAGCTCTCCTCCTCCCGGTGTCTTTCTGGGCCCCGAGCTGTCTCACCTGAAACGCCACCTGCTACAGTCACCCTCATCCACCAACAACTACTCTGCCTTTCGTGGCCCATACAGCTTTCTCAGCCCTGTCCACTCTGAAGTCTCTCTCTCCCCCGACCCCCTCCCCACGGTGGACACATTCTCCTTCACAGAAGAAAGGCCCTGGGACCCCTCAGCTACCGGTCCCGAAACTGCAAACCTAGATCCCCGTGTGCTCCAACCTCCTCTTGGACGAGGGGCCTCCTCCTCGCACTACTGAGGGAGTCCTCCCCCACTGCTTCTGCCTCATGCCTTCTGAGTCAAACCTCCTAGGAGGACACCTGCATCCTCTCAGCCTCGTGCTCTGGCTTTGGGGGGCACCGAGCTGGGGTCACCAGCTCCAGCAGATGCCTTTTACCCCTTGCCTCAGACACTGTCCACTCCTTCCACGAAGCTCTCCTGTGGGCTGCTCCGCTGACCGCCTGGCTGCCAGCTGCCATTCCTGCCCCATCTCCTTggcctccttcttctccttcccttaCGGCGAGTTTTCACTGCCTTCCATTGGAAGCCGTCTTTTCCACTCCACGGCTTCCCTCCCATCCAGAACTCTCTTCCTGGACTCTGCAGAGTTCCAATTTGAACAGTGCAGACAGCTCCAATTCGAACTGTCCACGCAGGGTCTGATCATCCTCCCCTCTTGCCAAGCTTCTGACACCAGCAAATGTCACTCCTATAGAGGCCCGAGGCAGGACCTCTGCCTCTCCCATCCCCCTGTCCCAAACGGCCAAGTCCAAGCTCCCCACACTATCCCTTCCTCTCCAGCTGCATAGCCATAGGCCCAGATTCCCCCACCATGTGGCCTACTCGGAGGGTCTCTGTCCCTAGTCTCCCCCCAGCACCACAGGGACAGCAACAAGCAAACACCCCGGCCTACTCAGAGCTCAGCGCTGCTGGAGGATGAGGTCCTCATGTCTATGGCTCTCACCCGGCCCCTTCCCAACCCTCCTGCTCTGCCCCTGAGCCCCCTCAAGAGGCAACTGGTCCCGTatctcccagcccccagcccccagctctgCTCCACTGAACCACTCCCCTCAGGGCCTGGACAGGCTGCAGGCCTCCATCTCAGCAACGTATTTCCCAGGAAATGTCTGGGTTGGCAGCTCTCCTGGGTGCTCCCGCAGCCCTGATTTTCCCATAAAACAGAAGGGTGGATAAGTGGCTGGATGCTGGATGCAAAGGCAAAACATCTCTCCTGATGATAAATCAAACTCCTTTCAAAGGACAGGACTCTGAGTATCCACCGTGCTGTTTCTGATGCCCAACCAAGCACCGTTAGCACCTGGAAGCAGCTCAGCAAATGTGTGGTCGCTGTGGCTTTTACCACCCTGGAGTCAGTTCCCTGAACACCAAGTTCTGGGCAAACATGGCAGGCACATTCCCCTCATCTGTTCGCACGAGTCCAGGTGAGGACGGTGAGGGCCCTGCAAGCGATCATCTTACGGCTTCCTGGGGTTGGGGTTGTGGGGGAGTCTGGAAAGGGCTGGTAGACTCCTTCCTCAAGTCCACTGCTCCCCACACCCTGGAAAAATGGCTGCACAGGTAAGCAGACACCACTGAGAGCAAAGACACTGTTGCCAATTTATTTCACAAACTGTCAAGATACCAAAATAATTGTTCAACATCCAGCCATCACCCCAGAACTACTAAAATCAGTGACTTTCAACCTTTTTCTAAATCCACAACCTGCGATAAATACGAAAACTATCTCAAAGAATCTGATATCTTTCTCTAAGGCAAGAGTCTGCAAACATTCTCCGTAAAGGTCCACGTTGTAAATATCCCGGGATTTGTGGGTGACACATTGGTCTCTACTGCAACTACACCATGGGAGCACAAGCATCCCCAGGTAATAAAGGAATAcaattttgtttacaaaaacaggcaaccAAGAGTTGAAAAcaactactttttctttttttttttaagagacgtgATCTggctgtcgcccagactggagtgcagtggggcgaccatggctcactgcagcctcaaagtcctgggctcaggcaatcctctgaccttagcctcctgaatagctgagaccacagacacaTACTATCAGGCTCAGCTACTTTCAATTCTTTCtagaggtctcactctgttgtccaggctggtctcgaaattctagccacaagcaatcctccagcctgagcctcccaaggtcctgggatttacaggcgtgagtcaccatacctggccaaaagCAACATTTGTATATGCTTACCAGCTAATAACATCTTGTCATGCATGTCTATAGTTTCTTTTACCATAAAACAAATCACAATTTTATCATGAAAACAAACCACAAACAAATATAAGACTATGTTATAAAAGTGAATGTGACTCTTCAAACTGCAGATTCCACCTACTCTGCCGGACCCTGAAGCACACGCTTCTCACAAAAGGAGCCGTGAAAtctgtgcttccaaatcacaggtCTAAGCAGCCTTCAGCTCATACTCAACATGTgcaggaaaataaaatgcaaataaaatctgTTTAAATGATAACATTTAAGTAGGAAGGGGGTTTGCATTGGGGCACTTTACAGCCCATTGACTCAGAGGCTGAAATGGCCCTGCTGGAGGTCCCGGGAGATACACAcgagaaaagaagcaaaagcaaGACTTACTTGGTAGTAATTGATGGATGGTTTTATCCCCAATTTTAGGAGCacactaaaatttaaattaaaaaaagttagcTGTATAACGAAGgtccattttcctttcttgttcttTTCAGATATCATATTTCATGGTAAAAATTAAGACACTCTTAAAGGAAAGTGCTTTTTTTCTATGACTTTATGCAACAAATGTGTCAACATGGACAGCAAATACATGGCTCCCAGTCCCCGCCTTCCCCACCCCTTAGCACACACACTAACTGCTCCAGGCAGGCACCCTTTCCAGTTCCTGACTCCTTCTGAGCATGGGAGCGCTGGGACCACCACCAAGTGCAGCTGGCACACACAGCACCACCCATTTGCCTCACCTGCTTTAAAAGACAGCAATTGAAATTGGATTCCAGGCTTATCCTGGTAAACTGCATTTGGTCAAATCTTTAAACACAGTCATGCTCCACATTACGACATTCAGGCAGTGAAGGCCTTCGTGTACGAGGGCGGTCCCATATGACCACATTTctactgtgccttttctatgttgagatatgtttagatatacaaatccttaccactgtgttacacaCAGGTGCCTACAGTactcagtacagtcacatgctgtacaggtttgtagcctcgAAGCAACAGGCTATACCACAAAGCATAGGTGTGGCGTGGGCTAGGTAAGTGCACTCCAAGACGTTCACATAATGACAATTTTATACCCCATCACCAAGCAATACATAACCGTATGTTAAGTCCCTACAGCTTTCAACCACCTCCTAAAGCATTGCTACACAGAATCCTACCAAACTACCATATACAGAATTCACTTATTAAATTATAAAGGTACATTGTAAAAATTCTGAATCATTCCAGAAGAATATCCTAGTTCCCCATCAAGCCTTGGTAGAAAATTCTAGATCACGATCACAGAGTGGACACAAAGACTTAGACATCCTCTGTGGGCAATAACTTATTGTCAGACTCTCTTGGCCACAGATTTCCTGGAACAAGGACCGAGATGCCGGGCCAGGGTCCTTTCAGCCCCAGACATTGCCCGAACCTACAGGTCCTCGCCTACCCTAGCTGTTGGTGTTGTATGAATAACAGGTTTCAGActttgcagttaaaaaaaaaaaatttaaactagcttattaattttttaatatttatcctAAGTTTCAATGATCctatttttgatatattgagtttaataaaatatttttgaaattaatttaacctgtttctttttgctgcttttaatgacgctactagaaaatttaaaatgacatctGTGGCTCGTGTTACATGTCTATTGGGTAGCATGCTCCTGACTTGCGTGATCAAGGGAAtaaggcaaagagagaaagatgtGGGGAAATGCAGCACCTAGCCCAGCATCATGCTTTCTGCTGAGTTGAGATGAGCTCGACACTCATCCCAGGTCTTTATCTGTGGGTACTCTAGCATGTGCCATCAGCTCATCTGTGTCTATGGGAACCCTGAGAACTTTGCTTCAAGATGATTTGTGGTTTTTCAGGTTTGCTGCCTTCATATTatgaagtgaagaaaaaaaatgttagttttttattctattttattttatttttttgacagagtcttgctctatggcccatgctgaactgcagtggtacgatctcggctcactgcaacctccgcttcctggtttcaagagattctcctgcctcagcctcctgagtatgagtagctaggattacgtgcaccaccatgcccggttaatttttgtatttttagtagagacggggtttcaccatgttggccaagctgggcgtgaactcctgacctcgtgatccacccgccttggcctcccaaagtgttgggattacaggcgtgaaccactgtgcctggactgttTCAGTTTATGATAATTTGAAAAGCCAACCTatgagaaaaagataatttgTGATGCCAGTTTACAAGGAAAAATGAGGGGGTCTTAAatttttacttcttaattttatctttagATTAAAATGAAGGCACTAAGAATTATAGATTTCCCTTGGAGAAACTAAGAATATAATTTTCCTATAATTGTTCTTTATAGGTTTTAGCAAACATACTCTCAGTAGTGCTTTGCCTTCGCAGGCCCTCAGTgaacatttactgaatgaatgaatgaatgaatgaatgaatgaatggaggacGCAACTTTCCCATCTACAGCAATGGTAGGGCAGCACTGGGCTCTGCTGAATCCCTACAGGGACTCCAGGACTTAGAGTTTTGCaggtgttctgtgtgtgtgtgtgtgtgtgtgtgtgtatacgtgtatgtgtgtgtgtcttactCTGTCTAGTGTTGCTATacaggaatacctgaggctgggtaatttattaaaaaaaaaaaaaagaggtttatttggctcagggGTCTGCAGGCTGTCTGAGAAGCATGGAACCAGATTCTGCTTCTGgaacctcaggaagcttctgctcatggcagaaggcaaaggggagctggtACAAGATCACACGGCCAGAGAGgaagccaggaggtgggggtggtgcCAGGCTCCcgttaacaaccagctctctggaGAACTGAGTGGGAACTCGCTCACCCCTGCAAGAGGGCATTAacctattcatgagggatccttCCCCAcaactcaaacacctcccacctccacactggtgatcaaatttcaacatgagatttggtagggATAAACcaaccacatccaaaccatagcaggaaAGCTACTGAGTTTCAACAAGTGTAAGTAGGAGCCACTTAATAAACTATTTGTTGGATACAGAGATGAATTATTTAGataattggttttaaaattttcgGCAGTATCTATTTATCCTTTCTCTGTTTGATTAAATGAACTGGTTTATGGAGTCAGCCTGGAAAACACCAGCACTCTGCAGCAGGGTCAGGACTGTGAGACCTATATTTTGAAACAGAGGGCATCTTTCTTGTCATCTCCAAAGTGGGTCCTACCCTGCCAGTCTTTCAGCAATGTCAGACTTTCTTTTTAATTGCAAGTCTCCTGTGCTCCAGGAGCTACCCAAGACACTCTCTTGGTTAATCCtcataatgacttttttttttttgagacagttttgctctttttgcacaggctggagtgcaatggcacgatctcagctcactgcaacctccacctcctgggttcaagccattctcctgcttcagcctcccaagtagctgggattacaggcatgcaccaccacacctggctaatttttgtatttttagtagagatggggtttcaccatgttggccaagctggtcttgaactcctgacctccggtcatccacccacctgagcctcccaaagtgctgggattacatgcatgagccaccacacacggcccATAATGATTTTTGAACAGCTAATTAGCTACATTTTTTGGGTGAGAAAATGTTTCCTAAAATATTGCTCTTACTGCAAGAAAGCAATGCTTCCTCTATTAAAAACCTAAGATTAAATTACATAGATCAAATTATATACACAAACTATATACAAATCAAAGTGTATAGGTCTGTGTACGTTTCTTAGTGTATGTACTTGGTAGTGCAGATTTTAAGAGCTAGAAGAGACTTCAGGGTTGAGGGCAACCTATCCACTTATTTTACAGCATGGAAAAAAGATCTAGAGGTTAGATACACAAATTGTATAACTAGTTAGTGTCAGAACCAGGATGAAAAGGCACACCTAATGCCACGAGCTCTGggaggtgatttttaaaaaagtttattcacAGGGCATTCTTTGATGTAATCTTGATCCCCACTAACCGTGCCAAGCCCCTCTTCCATCAGCGCCTGAGCTCTAACCCACCCAAGTCGCAGCTGTTAGACCGCGTTTCATCAGATGACACAGCAGACCATCTGTGTGAGACGATTTTGTGCGTTGAGGAGGCAAAGCACATGTCTAGATAAGCAATGGagatttattcatcttttaagCAGTTTTGATTCAGAAACCTTAAATACAGCTGATTAGCTAAGGCTCCTGGTATTATTCTGATTTGAAGGAGAATTGCTCTAAAACAAGCTGCATAAATTCCAAAAGCAGCAACACAGAGGCTGTGCAATTGCCTGTCATGTTTTTCACAACGAGTTCACTGGTTTATTATGACCTCTTATGATGAAGGTCAGTGAGAGCAGCTAAGACACTGACACCCTGAAACGTCCCGACGGAGACGTAAGGGCACACCCTGGCTCTCTAGCAACCAGATTCGGACAGTGAGTGGGCTGGGTGTGGCACTCGGGAGGCACTTTGTTTTACAAGTCAACTGGCTCAAGTGGTGACAACATATTCCCCTTCTCAAGAATAGAGGTGAGGGCAGGCAGGGACGATTCAGGCAGGTTTGGGTCATTTCTGGGGCTTAAAGAACCCTGGCCCACATCTCTTTCCTGCCTGCTTGTTCCAGGAGCTCTGCGGCAAAGACCTACAGACTTCCTGAGGTTCCGTCTTTCTAAGGAAACGACCTGTTAATGTACTATCCTTCATCAGGAATCATGGCTGAGAACGGCACATGCCGGTTAGAGTCCTAGTTTTCCCTACAGCCGACTCTGATGATGAGATGGTGCCCAGATGGGCATCCCAATACTCTGCACCCACTCTGTGTGATCGTGATGTAGAATGATCCAGAAAGGCTTGGTAGGCCCAGAACATTCCTCAGGAATGATCCCACTAGCCGAATAGTGCACATGCAGAAGCTGCTGGAGGGCAGTGCGGTCTACACCCACTCCCCTGGATCCAGCCGTCAGGCTTGGGCGACAGCAGAGATCCCCACTGGGAAGTGCAGGTGGGGGAAGGGCGCACCCACCTGTTGAGGTCCAGCTCCCTGTAGAGTTCCAGGCTTCTGCCGAAGTACTTCTTCTGGGAGCTGAGCGCGTCCACCTGGGCGGCACAGGTCCCATGCTTTTCCCACTCATGCTTCCTGTGAGGATTAGAAAAAACCTCCACTTAGAAGTAgtgaaacaggctgggtgcagtggctcatgcctgtaatcccagcgctttgggaggctgaagggggtgatcacctgagatcaggagtttgagaccagtctgactaacttggtgaaactgtctctactaaaaacacaaaaaattagccgagtgtggtggcaggtgcctgaaatcccagctactcaggaggctgaggagaatcgcttgaacccaggaggcagaggttgcagtgagccgagatcacaccattgcactatagcctgggcaagagacaaactccgtctcaaaaaaaaaagtgaaactgatTCCCAATTAAAATGCTCAAGCATATTTTCTCTTAGCACAGACTATTCCCATGCAGTAGGCATGTCATTTCTTTTACAAAGTAGGAAGGATAAAATTCCTTATTTGCAACATAGGCAATTATTTCAATCCCCCACGATTAAATCATCAGTTTCAGTTCACGTCCACAATTACAGCTTGCTCAATTAACAACAAATCAAAGCTGAGAAAAAAGAACATGCTGCTGCCCCAACCCCCACTGATTCACAAAGCAACGTGTGGTCTCCTGCAGTGAGTGGGTGCTTCGCAGCCAGGGAATTTCGCAGAGTGGCACAAACTGTCATTTCTAAGCAACCAGCCATGGAAAGGCAGGACAGCTAATTACCAGGAAACACCTCAGGCCCATTTTCCATTTCAGCTTCTACAAATTATAGTTTAAGCATCCATTCTACATAGAGGACAATAAGAACAACTGAATAGCC is a genomic window of Pongo pygmaeus isolate AG05252 chromosome 5, NHGRI_mPonPyg2-v2.0_pri, whole genome shotgun sequence containing:
- the RNASET2 gene encoding ribonuclease T2 isoform X1, which encodes MRPAALRGALLGCLYLALLCLGGADKRLRDNHEWKKLIMVQHWPETVCEKIQNDCRDPPDYWTIHGLWPDKSEGCNRSWPFNLEEIKDLLPEMKAYWPDVIHSFPNRSRFWKHEWEKHGTCAAQVDALSSQKKYFGRSLELYRELDLNSVLLKLGIKPSINYYQVADFKDALARVYGVIPKIQCLPPSQDEEVQTIGQIELCLTKQDQQLQNCTEPGEQPSPKQEVWLANGAAESRGLRVCEDGPVFYPPPKKTKH
- the RNASET2 gene encoding ribonuclease T2 isoform X2 yields the protein MVQHWPETVCEKIQNDCRDPPDYWTIHGLWPDKSEGCNRSWPFNLEEIKDLLPEMKAYWPDVIHSFPNRSRFWKHEWEKHGTCAAQVDALSSQKKYFGRSLELYRELDLNSVLLKLGIKPSINYYQVADFKDALARVYGVIPKIQCLPPSQDEEVQTIGQIELCLTKQDQQLQNCTEPGEQPSPKQEVWLANGAAESRGLRVCEDGPVFYPPPKKTKH